From the genome of Leptospira dzoumogneensis:
TCGCGACTCGCTCGCTTGGCCTTCGGCACATTCGCTTCCGTCACTTCGTTTGCAAAGCAAACTCGTGCCGTTGCGAACGTCGGAGCACCTTGGTCGTTAGGCGAAAGCAGTCATGAATTTTATTGAGGATGATAAAATTGAAATACAAATTCTTTGTAGCAATATTCACACTTCTCCTTTGCGATTTTGTCTTCTCACAAGGTTATGATGGGGAGATGTGTAAAAAGAACCCGAATCTATCTTTAAAAAAATCAGTTAAGAAAGGATTCATCTCTGAGATAATGGTTGGCGTTTCAAATATATCTGGTCGAAAAAGTAAGGGACCGGATATATCACATAGTCAATATTTGGCGACGTCCACGTTATTGAATTTGAAGAATGTTCCTACTTTATCTCCCAAGACTTTAAGAATGGAAGAGCCGGCGGATGAAGATAGAGTTATACGAAGAGATTTAATTTCATGTAGATTTTCCGCGTATTATGCGATGGATGGCGACTCCTCGACAGCTTGGTCGGAAGGAGAGGAGGGTGATGGAATTGGAGAGATGCTTATTGCAATTGTAGATATTCGAAAGCCAATAAAAATTTGGATAGGTTTTGGAAGAAGTGAAAATTCGTTTTTTGAAAATAATAGACCAAAAAGAATAAGAATACATGCTTTTGAAGCACAAGGCTTCAGTTTTGGCCTTGATAACGTTAACTTACACAATAACAAACTTTTAGGCTCATCGGAAGTTGAATTGAACGATGTCAACGATTATCAAAAGTTAACTATTCCCATCTATCAGTTAAAAGGAATTTCGAATGAAAGCACAGGTTTTGAAAAGCATTTCTATTCCTTTATTGCAATTGAGATATTAGAAGTTTACAAAGGTAGCAAATATTCCGATACTTTGATTTCAGAAGTACAAAATATCAAATGACTGCCATCGCCTAACTATCGGTGCTTCCGCAGCGCTTCGAGATCGCTGCGCGACTCTCGCTTGGGCTTCGCCACATTTGCTTCTGTCACTCGTCTTGCAGAGCAAGTCTCGCGCCATTGCAAACGTCGGAACACCTTGGTCGTTAGACGAAAGTGCCAATTAATTTACCAATAATACAAAAGAAAATGATAGAAATCACTATTAAGACATTTCAAGATTATTCTCTCCAAAATCGTCGAGAAAACATATATAGTTTGATGTATGACTATAGCCAAGGAACTAGCCACTTCAGAAAGAATGAAAGAACTTTATTCCAGAGCAATTTAGTCTCTTTGGAAAATTTGGCAAAAGATAAGTTTGAGCCAGTCGGAATTTCAAAGAGTAACCTTTTAACTAGAATTAAAGAGATAAACGAATTAATTGGCGAAAGTGCATTTGAATATGAGCTGGAGTCAGACTATTCCACAGAAATATTTTATACTTCCTTATATATTATATTTATTATTCAGCGAAACGGAATACCTAACGCAAATAATGCAATTATTTTTAGTAAATTTCTTTCGGATAATATAATTGCGTATTACCAAGAAGAGAGAAATGTTGCAATTCCCATTTCTTACTTTTTGCCAATCCCAACGAATAACTCAAATGTTGAAAAATTATATAAAAAAGGATTCTTAAACCTCATTACTGTTACGTGCGTTGATTGGGATGATGGCTTGTTTCGAAATTATTATAAACCACCGATTACTCCTCTTGGGAAGATTTATTTAAATGAATCCGAAGAAACATTCTATTATTGGATGCTCAAGAGGATCGATTTACTGCTTAGGAAAAAAGGGAAATAATTATGAATATAATAATTACGCTTCTATTAATCCCTTTCGTAATTCCATTATTAACGTGTTTAATAAGTTACTATATTGAAATAGTTTCTAATCCTGGTGAGTTGATTTTGAACGATAATAATGATGAGGTTTATCGTACCAATGTCAAGTTTAGAAGACATTTTTCATTATTTTATTTATCACATTCTCTTTGGGGAGTTACCGCTATGGCTAATATTCATGGCGGTGTATATTTGGTTCTATATACTAGCTTTTTACTTTGGTCATTTGTTTTAATGTTGCATGCATTTTCGAAAACAAATAAGACAAGAAATCTATATTTGCATTTTACTCTTGCACTAATCTTTTTCGCTTTTTGTCGAATAAT
Proteins encoded in this window:
- a CDS encoding NADase-type glycan-binding domain-containing protein codes for the protein MKYKFFVAIFTLLLCDFVFSQGYDGEMCKKNPNLSLKKSVKKGFISEIMVGVSNISGRKSKGPDISHSQYLATSTLLNLKNVPTLSPKTLRMEEPADEDRVIRRDLISCRFSAYYAMDGDSSTAWSEGEEGDGIGEMLIAIVDIRKPIKIWIGFGRSENSFFENNRPKRIRIHAFEAQGFSFGLDNVNLHNNKLLGSSEVELNDVNDYQKLTIPIYQLKGISNESTGFEKHFYSFIAIEILEVYKGSKYSDTLISEVQNIK